The genomic stretch CCCATCACCATCAATATCGGCTCCGACGGCTTCATGAGCACCAATTGGTCCTGCATAGCTGACACCAGGGTTAAAGGTTCCATTGCCAGCATTGATCAAGACAGTGACATCATTGGTGATTTGGTTGGCGGTGACTAGATCGAGACGACCATCACCATTGAAGTCGTAGGCAAAGACTGACTTCGGTTCGACACCCACGCCGTAACTCATCGGTGAGTCAAAGGTACCATCCCCTCTGCCCAGCAACACACTAACGGTGTCACTACCAGCATTAACCACTGCCAAATCTAATCGACCATCACCATTCAGGTCAGCAGTATTGGTTCCATGCGCGTGGACACCCGTGCTGTATCGTTGCACCGGCAGGAACTGGATGGGTTGGTTGGTTGGTGTTGGGGGAGGGGGAGGAGTGGGACCACCCAAGAGACGCGCATTCGCCCAGTTTGCGTGGTCAAAGTTCGAACCGTCACCGGCAGTGGTCACGATCAACTCCAGGGTTTGGCGACCCGACACATCCACGTCAACCGTTTGGGTGGTGCTGCTGCCGGTCATGACACCACTGTTGAACAACTGCACGCCATCCGCCCAGACCTGGAAGACAACAGATCCATTCGCACCTACGTAGTCATCTACTCCAATGTCTGACCGGAATCGAGTGTACTGTCCAGCTAAGTTGTAGGTGACTACTGAGTCAGCATGGGTACCAAGACCTTTGGTATAGGTAACGCCATTCAGAGTCAGTGGAGTACCATCACCAAGCGCCTGTTCGCCATTGCTGCGATCGCGTTCTACATCTCCCCAACCATTGGTAGCAGAGACCCAGTTGAGATCGCTGATAAAGGTAGGTGGTGAGGAAGGTGCAGTGCTGAGAAGACGCGCATTTGCCCAGTTCGCATGGTCAAAGTCAAAGCTATCTCCTGCGTTCGTGACAATCAGTTCCAGTGTCTGACGTCCGGAGATGTTCACATCAACCGTTTGGGTAGCACTGTTGCCAGTCATGACACCACTGTCGAACAGTAATACACCATCCGCCCAGACCTGGAAGACAACAGAGCCGTTCGCACCTACATAGTCATCTACTCCCACCGCAGACTGAAAACGGGTGTAATTGCCGTTGAGCGCGTAGCTTACGACTGAATTGGCATGAACGCCCAGACCTTTGGTGTAAGTCACACCGTTGAGTGTTAACGGTCCGCCATCGCCAAGCGCCTGTTCGCCATTGCTGCGATCGGGTTCAATGGGTCCCCAACCATTGGTAGCAGAGACCCAGTTGAGATCGCTGAGGAAGGTAGTGGTGAAACCTTGCTCATTGACAGTCGAAATATCTCGAATTGTGATCGAAGAGGTTCGAGACGGACCCAGGTTAGCCCCCGTTGGTTCTTCAATCAACAGACTCACAACCCGATTAGTTCCAGAAACTCCATCATTCAGAGTTTGTATGACAATATCTCGCTGGGTTTCTCCGGGAGCAAACGTGAGGGTGCTGACTGGAATGGGAACATAGTTCACACCGGGCGTTGCGGTGGAGTTACCTCCAGTAAAGTAATCAATTGTAGCGGTGCCGCTGGTGTCTCCCAGGCGCTGTACAGGAATTGTGACGATACCTCCCTCAGTAACCTCAGAGCTGTTGACTCCTAGCACAATCAGGGAGGAGACGGTGACCTGGAAAGACCCTAACGCAACATCTGCGGTAATCGTGTTATTCAAAGTATCTCGAACTGCACCAGCCAATAAGGTTACGGCATAGGTTCCCCTATCGTTCCAATTCCAGATTCCATCTGGAGCAGTGATTTGATAGGTGGCAGTTAAGGGGGAGCCATTGCCAGGAGGGGTAACGCTAACAAGCTCAGCTAGTTGAGAATACCCATTGGGACCTGTGACACGGATATCGCCATTGCTGACGGTGCTGGCATTCACCGCTGTATTATCAGCGTAGGTTACCGTAAAGGTGTACGGAGTATTCCGGCTGGTGTCCAGCGTCCCTGCCGTGAGGGTAGCCGATGGTGCAGCCGTATCAGCGATTGCTCCGCCCAGGAGACGAGCATTCGCCCAATTGGCGTGGTCAAAGTCAGAATTATCACCCGCGTTAGTGACGAGCAGTTCGAGGGTTTGACGTCCTGTCACATCCACATCAATGGTTTGGGTAGCGCTAGTACCCGTCATGATGTTGCTGGTAAACAGGATGACACCATCCGCCCGCACTTGAAAGACGACGGAACCATTCGCGCCAACGTAATCATCCACCCCAATATCGGAGATAAAGCGGGTGTAAGCGCCGCCCAGTGCGTAGGTAATGCTGGAATTTGAGTGAGACCCTACGCCTTTGGCATAGGTTACACCGTTGAGTGTTAACGGTCCGCCATCGCCAAGCGCCTGTTCACCGTTGCTGCGATCGGGTTCAATGGGTCCCCAACCATTGGTTGAAGACGTTGGAGTCAGGTCACTGATGAAAGTGATGGAGGCTGACGGTGGTGGAGGTGAAGCAATGACCTGCGCATTCGCCCAGTTTGCATGGTCAAAGTCAAAGCTATCGCCTGCGTTGGTAACAATTAGCTCAAGGTTTTGTCTACCCGTGACATCTACGTCAACGGTTTGTGTGGCGCTGGTTCCAGTCATCACACCACTGTTGAACAATTGGATGCCATCTGCAACAACCTGGAAGACAACGGAGCCGTTGCTTCCCACTTCATCATCTACTCCAATATCAGAGGTAAAGCGAGTATAAGCTCCGCCGAGGCTGTAGGTAATAGTGGAATTTGAGTGGACTCCCAATCCTTTGCTGTAAGTAACGCCGTTGAGCGTTAGGGGGAGACCATCGCCAAGCGCCTGTTCACCGTTGCTGCGATCGGGTTCAATGGGTCCCCAACCATTGGTTGAAGACGTTGGAGTCAGGTCACTCAAAAATGGCAAAACACTGCTGTATTCCTGAAGAGTTCGAGCATCAAAAATCAGGCTTGATTCAATGGCACCAAGTTTGACTTCTAAATCCCAATCTCCCTGATAGTTTTGGCTCCCTGTGAAGTCATCAGAAGCTGCAACGTCTACTCCTACAAGCTGTTGAAGCGATCGCAGTAAGGTGTCTCCCTGCTTGCCCGCACCAATTTTACAGCCGTAGAACAGAACGTCGGCATCGGGCGCCAGACTTTTCGCGCTTTGCTGCAATTCTTGAGCATAAGATTGTAGCGTTTCATTGGTTAAATACGTATTTCCCAGTTGAATGCTGCCAGATCTTCCGTGAGAAACAATATGAACACTCTCAACATCATTGAAGTGAGCGATTGTATCAACAATCTGCTTTACTCCATCAAGATTTGGATCTAAAACAAAAATGCTACTGGTCTGCGCCCCCTGAATCAGGCTATCAATAGCGGCTACAGCAGAATCAATGAACAGCAGATGTTTAGCACTTTCTGGCTGTCTAACTGTGAATTGTTCCAATTGACTTGAAGCGGGCAAGATAGAGTACTGCCCATGGGGAGAAGACGGCAGAAGGGAGCCTGCCCCCGCCGTTAGGAGTAGATCTGACATATTTAAATACCGTTGACAGAATAGGATGGTTTAGGGAATTAGAGGCTACGTAAAACTGTCAACCTCATGGTGGAGATCAAAACCCTGAAGCTGGAGCGAAGGCAGTTTGTTTACTCAAAAGAATTTTCACTTCCTGATGCAGCCCAATGCAGCGTGGCTTTGACAGAGGTACTTCTGAAAGTCAGAGATGCAATTTCCCCCTAAGATCTGTTGTAAGGTCAGATCAGCAAACCAGCAATATTACGGTCATTACTTCATATAAATGTTACAGGAGGGATATCAGTAGTATGTTGTTCCTTTACATAGAACCTGTTGCTAAATACGAGAGAATAGCAGTGTCTTAGGGCGTATCTAACGGTTGGAGGAGGGTTGAGAGAGAAATTAGCGAGAATAGAAGTATTGGACAAAAAAGGGCAACCCCTAATAGAGATGCCTCAATCAGACAAAATGTGATTCTATGCTGCTGCAAGGGATCGTCACTCCAACGAATTTGAAATGGAATCAGATGCAAGAAAAGCTGCATCACAATTGCATATTGGTCAGGCTAGGTTAGCGGCACGGCAAATCGGGTTGTAGTTAGCGAATGTGTTAGTCGAATCGGAATTAAATCAACGAGCAGAGCAAGCAATGGTGCGACGTTGTATAGTCAAGGTTACGTAAGCCGTCTGAGATTAACGCTCGTGGGCTAGGTGGAGTGGCAACGGCGAATAGGGCAGGATTTCAATCGTTGTAGTGGCAAGGCAGTTCCGTTCAACGACCGCCTGAAGATTGTTCCTGATCAACAAACATCAGTAAAACTGATGCCATTGGGAGGTCTATCAACTGTGTTTGTGCGTTTGAGATTGCAGTGAGCTGGCTGAAGTAACTGGACGGTGTGCTTGTCAGGGGCAAGGTAGTTGACGCAAGATACTAGCCTCAACCCCGCTCCCTTGCTACAATTAGCGCAAGATGTCGATTGGCTAGAACGCGCAGAAAACCTGGTCTTATTGGGACCCAGTGGCGTTGGAAAGACCCATCTTGCCGCCGCTGTAGGGCGATCTGCGATTGCGTTAGGCAAACGGGTCAAGTTTTTCAGTGCAACGACGCTCGTTCAGCAATTGCAATATGCCAAACTGCAACTGCAATTGCCCACGCTACTGGCGAAACTGGATCACTTTGATTTATTGATCGTGGATGACCTGGGGTATGTGAGAAAAAGCGAGGCAGAGACGAGTGTGCTGTTCGAGTTGATTGCTCACCGCTATGAGCGTAAAAGCTTAGTGGTAACCGCAAATCAACCGTTTAGCCAGTGGAATGTGATCTTCTCCGATTCCACCATGACCGTGGCAGCCGTAGACCGATTGGTGCATCATGCCTTGATCATTGATATTCAAGGGGAGAGTTTCCGCAAGCAATCGGCAGCGGAGCGATCTGGACTGAAGTAGAACCAGCGTAACGATCTGCCATTTAAGATTTGACGAGTTGCTCGACACAGCAACTATTCCACACCAAAATCACAAATCTGGCATTAGTCCTTCACGTCATCATCCTTGTTTCAGAAGCTGTAGCATTTCCACTACAGTCTTTCTTAGTCCAGCATTAGCTCATCTTTGTAGTACCGAAGTAATTGTCGTCCTAGCGTGACAATCAGTTCAAGCGTTCTGCAACCGGACAAGGTAAATTCAGGAAAAATCAGGCAAGGTATAGTTGACGTCAGACAATGGACTATACAGTTGGGTAGAGGATGACATAGTCGAACGCTGTTGTCTGGTAACTCCAGTCTCTCATGTCTCTTTACCCTTATCTATACATCCCATCCCTATTGGCTTTCATCTATTTCTATCAGGCAGTCAAATCCATTTGTTCTGGTGCAGGATGCGAGTGTACTTCCATTTTGCTCGATCTCATGCCAGATCAGGATAAGCCACCAAATGTTGAAGCAGCTTAGGACCAATTTCTTCACAGCTAAACGTTGTGTCAAACTTATTCTTTGCAGCTTGTTTCATGGAACTATACGTATCTGGGTTTTCTAAAAGCTCAATCAATTTCTGTGCTCCCATTTTTGGGTTGTCTAAGGACCAGTAAAAGCCCTCGGCTCCGTCGCTGAAACACTCTGGAATACCACCTACAGAAGGAGCCAAAATAGGAAGGGAACAGGCTAAAGCTTCAAGGATAGAAATTGGTCTATTATCCAAAGATGCACTGTGTACATAGACGCGGTGGTAGGGAAGATAGGATGCAGCATTTGCTTGGAATCCGGTGAATGTTACTTGGCTATAAACATCTAAATCCTGAGCTAATTTTTCTAGGTTTTCCCGTTGTGGACCATCTCCAACCAAAGTGAGTGAGTAACATTTACCCAGCTTTTTGGCTTCAGCTAACACAAGCAAAAGATACTGATGATTTTTTCGCGTCTCTAAAGTACCGATACTAATAAGATCACCTTCTACAGCCTTATTCGGAACAGTTTTTGGATAGACAACAAATGAAGGCAATATAGCTGACTCAATAAATGCTGCCTCCGAAATATTGGCTTCAACTAGCTTTTTCATGAAAGCAGAGACATAAATTATTTTATCAACTTGAGGAATGACCTCTGACTCTAGTGCTTTAATTTGATGGTAAATCCAGCTATTATTTTTGATTTTTCCTTTACCCATCCATTCATCTGCCTGAGAGACGTTAAAGTGAACAACCATAATCACTTTTTGCTTCTTTGTAGTGCGTACCTCTAAAGCTGCTTTTGCAGATAGGGGACATTGTGCAAAGAAGACTACATCTTGTGTGTCAAGAGACGCTAGCTCTTTCTTTAAGACTTGCTTAAGAATTAAATAATGCCAATACCGATACCACCAAACACTTAAGCTTCCACTAAAGGGATCAATGATTCTCCGAATGCCAAATATTGGGAGAATTATCCATTTAGGATGTAGAAAGGGTGTCGCAATACAGTTCCCTATACCCTTACTACAAAGATAGTCTGCGATCGAATTGAAATAGGTTTGAACACCTGTTTCGCCTTGATCCCGCATTATAGTTGGAACAATAATAAATGGCAAAGACATAAAACTTGAGTTAGATTAAAT from Leptolyngbya ohadii IS1 encodes the following:
- a CDS encoding NPCBM/NEW2 domain-containing protein — protein: MSDLLLTAGAGSLLPSSPHGQYSILPASSQLEQFTVRQPESAKHLLFIDSAVAAIDSLIQGAQTSSIFVLDPNLDGVKQIVDTIAHFNDVESVHIVSHGRSGSIQLGNTYLTNETLQSYAQELQQSAKSLAPDADVLFYGCKIGAGKQGDTLLRSLQQLVGVDVAASDDFTGSQNYQGDWDLEVKLGAIESSLIFDARTLQEYSSVLPFLSDLTPTSSTNGWGPIEPDRSNGEQALGDGLPLTLNGVTYSKGLGVHSNSTITYSLGGAYTRFTSDIGVDDEVGSNGSVVFQVVADGIQLFNSGVMTGTSATQTVDVDVTGRQNLELIVTNAGDSFDFDHANWANAQVIASPPPPSASITFISDLTPTSSTNGWGPIEPDRSNGEQALGDGGPLTLNGVTYAKGVGSHSNSSITYALGGAYTRFISDIGVDDYVGANGSVVFQVRADGVILFTSNIMTGTSATQTIDVDVTGRQTLELLVTNAGDNSDFDHANWANARLLGGAIADTAAPSATLTAGTLDTSRNTPYTFTVTYADNTAVNASTVSNGDIRVTGPNGYSQLAELVSVTPPGNGSPLTATYQITAPDGIWNWNDRGTYAVTLLAGAVRDTLNNTITADVALGSFQVTVSSLIVLGVNSSEVTEGGIVTIPVQRLGDTSGTATIDYFTGGNSTATPGVNYVPIPVSTLTFAPGETQRDIVIQTLNDGVSGTNRVVSLLIEEPTGANLGPSRTSSITIRDISTVNEQGFTTTFLSDLNWVSATNGWGPIEPDRSNGEQALGDGGPLTLNGVTYTKGLGVHANSVVSYALNGNYTRFQSAVGVDDYVGANGSVVFQVWADGVLLFDSGVMTGNSATQTVDVNISGRQTLELIVTNAGDSFDFDHANWANARLLSTAPSSPPTFISDLNWVSATNGWGDVERDRSNGEQALGDGTPLTLNGVTYTKGLGTHADSVVTYNLAGQYTRFRSDIGVDDYVGANGSVVFQVWADGVQLFNSGVMTGSSTTQTVDVDVSGRQTLELIVTTAGDGSNFDHANWANARLLGGPTPPPPPTPTNQPIQFLPVQRYSTGVHAHGTNTADLNGDGRLDLAVVNAGSDTVSVLLGRGDGTFDSPMSYGVGVEPKSVFAYDFNGDGRLDLVTANQITNDVTVLINAGNGTFNPGVSYAGPIGAHEAVGADIDGDGDIDIAATGWGGSIVSVLRNNGNGTFGNRADYLVGDVPHSLQLADFNGDSRPDLAVANRDSANVSILLNTGTGLFTSAVNYTVGAGPHSIRSADLNGDGRVDLATANEFANNVSILFGNGNGTFASAVSYATGSVPKGVAIGDINGDGRLDLLTANTAGNYPDFDNPGGNTVSVLLSNSNGTYAAPITLTTGRTPFSLTLGDFNGDRRLDIASANWHTNDVGVLLNSTIPTPNASSFVREQVIGGLNQPTTFDWSPDGQRMYIAQKDGVVRVVVNGVLQSQPFIDISAQVNNVADRGLLGLAIDPFFGQNQGRDFVYLLFTYDPPETQGNTGLAGPDGEGNRPSRLIRVTANPATNFTTVVPNSEFILLGRNSTWQYTSRPDVDSTNTFNILPSGIANGSTIVAPPELIEDRDLNNVGNDYTSTDSNFENNNNIRDYLAGDSTSHSIGQVRFGLDGALYITNGDGTSYNGTDPRSVRVQDIDNLSGKLLRINPLTGQGLPDNPFFNGDPNSNRSKVWSVGLRNSFRFTVQPATGNIVLADVGWNTWEELNVAPRGGNLGWPYFEGVPRNAGYSGLPQAQAFYTSEQPVVSPFLVRNHAASQNPDGRPTTALIMGDFYTGNTFPAPYSGALFYSDVGLGTVYMTFLNPDGTVNATQVFDTLPYIVDMETGPDGNLYYASLFGGEIGRWSPA
- a CDS encoding glycosyltransferase family 4 protein; the encoded protein is MSLPFIIVPTIMRDQGETGVQTYFNSIADYLCSKGIGNCIATPFLHPKWIILPIFGIRRIIDPFSGSLSVWWYRYWHYLILKQVLKKELASLDTQDVVFFAQCPLSAKAALEVRTTKKQKVIMVVHFNVSQADEWMGKGKIKNNSWIYHQIKALESEVIPQVDKIIYVSAFMKKLVEANISEAAFIESAILPSFVVYPKTVPNKAVEGDLISIGTLETRKNHQYLLLVLAEAKKLGKCYSLTLVGDGPQRENLEKLAQDLDVYSQVTFTGFQANAASYLPYHRVYVHSASLDNRPISILEALACSLPILAPSVGGIPECFSDGAEGFYWSLDNPKMGAQKLIELLENPDTYSSMKQAAKNKFDTTFSCEEIGPKLLQHLVAYPDLA